Proteins encoded by one window of Macaca mulatta isolate MMU2019108-1 chromosome 10, T2T-MMU8v2.0, whole genome shotgun sequence:
- the CBX7 gene encoding chromobox protein homolog 7 isoform X5, which produces MELSAIGEQVFAVESIRKKRVRKGKVEYLVKWKGWPPKYSTWEPEEHILDPRLVMAYEEKEERDRASGYRKRGPKPKRLLLQEPPAPDVLQAAGEWEPAAQPPEEEADADLAEGPPPWTPALPSSEVTVTDITANSITVTFREAQAAEGFFRDRSGKF; this is translated from the exons ATGGAGCTGTCAGCCATCGGCGAGCAGGTGTTCGCCGTGGAGAGCATCCGGAAGAAGCGCGTGCGGAAG GGTAAAGTCGAGTATCTGGTGAAGTGGAAAGGATGGCCCCCAAA GTACAGCACGTGGGAGCCCGAAGAGCACATTTTGGACCCCCGCCTCGTCATGGCCTACGAGGAGAA GGAGGAGAGAGACCGAGCATCGGGGTATAGGAAGAGAGGTCCGAAACCCAAGCGGCTTCTGCTGCAG GAGCCACCGGCCCCAGACGTCCTGCAGGCGGCCGGCGAGTGGGAGCCTGCTGCGCAGCCCCCCGAAGAAGAGG CAGATGCCGACCTGGCTGAGGGGCCCCCTCCCTGGACACCTGCGCTCCCCTCAAGTGAGGTGACCGTGACCGACATCACCGCCAACTCCATCACCGTCACCTTCCGTGAGGCCCAGGCGGCTGAGGGCTTCTTCCGAGACCGCAGCGGGAAGTTCTGA
- the CBX7 gene encoding chromobox protein homolog 7 isoform X1: MELSAIGEQVFAVESIRKKRVRKGKVEYLVKWKGWPPKYSTWEPEEHILDPRLVMAYEEKYGVLGAAGEERDRASGYRKRGPKPKRLLLQRLYSMDLRSSHKAKGKEKLCFSLTCPLGSGSPEGVVKAGAPELVDKGPLVPTLPFPLRKPRKAHKYLRLSRKKFPPRGPNLESHSHRRELFLQEPPAPDVLQAAGEWEPAAQPPEEEADADLAEGPPPWTPALPSSEVTVTDITANSITVTFREAQAAEGFFRDRSGKF; this comes from the exons ATGGAGCTGTCAGCCATCGGCGAGCAGGTGTTCGCCGTGGAGAGCATCCGGAAGAAGCGCGTGCGGAAG GGTAAAGTCGAGTATCTGGTGAAGTGGAAAGGATGGCCCCCAAA GTACAGCACGTGGGAGCCCGAAGAGCACATTTTGGACCCCCGCCTCGTCATGGCCTACGAGGAGAAGTACGGTGTCCTTGGCGCCGCCGG GGAGGAGAGAGACCGAGCATCGGGGTATAGGAAGAGAGGTCCGAAACCCAAGCGGCTTCTGCTGCAG CGGCTGTACAGCATGGACCTGCGGAGCTCCCACAAGGCCAAGGGCAAGGAGAAGCTCTGCTTCTCCCTGACGTGCCCACTCGGCAGCGGGAGCCCCGAGGGGGTGGTCAAGGCGGGGGCACCTGAGCTGGTGGACAAGGGCCCCTTGGTGCCCACCCTGCCCTTCCCGCTCCGCAAGCCCCGAAAGGCCCACAAGTACCTGCGGCTCTCACGCAAGAAGTTCCCGCCCCGCGGGCCCAACCTGGAGAGCCACAGCCATCGACGGGAGCTCTTCCTGCAGGAGCCACCGGCCCCAGACGTCCTGCAGGCGGCCGGCGAGTGGGAGCCTGCTGCGCAGCCCCCCGAAGAAGAGG CAGATGCCGACCTGGCTGAGGGGCCCCCTCCCTGGACACCTGCGCTCCCCTCAAGTGAGGTGACCGTGACCGACATCACCGCCAACTCCATCACCGTCACCTTCCGTGAGGCCCAGGCGGCTGAGGGCTTCTTCCGAGACCGCAGCGGGAAGTTCTGA
- the CBX7 gene encoding chromobox protein homolog 7 isoform X3 has product MELSAIGEQVFAVESIRKKRVRKGKVEYLVKWKGWPPKYSTWEPEEHILDPRLVMAYEEKEERDRASGYRKRGPKPKRLLLQRLYSMDLRSSHKAKGKEKLCFSLTCPLGSGSPEGVVKAGAPELVDKGPLVPTLPFPLRKPRKAHKYLRLSRKKFPPRGPNLESHSHRRELFLQEPPAPDVLQAAGEWEPAAQPPEEEGKAAPAQRPSELERALFQPCQRCPRLSVCLTLQQMPTWLRGPLPGHLRSPQVR; this is encoded by the exons ATGGAGCTGTCAGCCATCGGCGAGCAGGTGTTCGCCGTGGAGAGCATCCGGAAGAAGCGCGTGCGGAAG GGTAAAGTCGAGTATCTGGTGAAGTGGAAAGGATGGCCCCCAAA GTACAGCACGTGGGAGCCCGAAGAGCACATTTTGGACCCCCGCCTCGTCATGGCCTACGAGGAGAA GGAGGAGAGAGACCGAGCATCGGGGTATAGGAAGAGAGGTCCGAAACCCAAGCGGCTTCTGCTGCAG CGGCTGTACAGCATGGACCTGCGGAGCTCCCACAAGGCCAAGGGCAAGGAGAAGCTCTGCTTCTCCCTGACGTGCCCACTCGGCAGCGGGAGCCCCGAGGGGGTGGTCAAGGCGGGGGCACCTGAGCTGGTGGACAAGGGCCCCTTGGTGCCCACCCTGCCCTTCCCGCTCCGCAAGCCCCGAAAGGCCCACAAGTACCTGCGGCTCTCACGCAAGAAGTTCCCGCCCCGCGGGCCCAACCTGGAGAGCCACAGCCATCGACGGGAGCTCTTCCTGCAGGAGCCACCGGCCCCAGACGTCCTGCAGGCGGCCGGCGAGTGGGAGCCTGCTGCGCAGCCCCCCGAAGAAGAGGGTAAGGCGGCCCCGGCCCAGAGACCCTCAGAGCTGGAAAGGGCCCT CTTCCAACCTTGTCAACGCTGCCCCCGTCTGTCTGTGTGTCTCACGCTGCAGCAGATGCCGACCTGGCTGAGGGGCCCCCTCCCTGGACACCTGCGCTCCCCTCAAGTGAGGTGA
- the CBX7 gene encoding chromobox protein homolog 7 isoform X4 → MELSAIGEQVFAVESIRKKRVRKGKVEYLVKWKGWPPKYSTWEPEEHILDPRLVMAYEEKEERDRASGYRKRGPKPKRLLLQRLYSMDLRSSHKAKGKEKLCFSLTCPLGSGSPEGVVKAGAPELVDKGPLVPTLPFPLRKPRKAHKYLRLSRKKFPPRGPNLESHSHRRELFLQEPPAPDVLQAAGEWEPAAQPPEEEDADLAEGPPPWTPALPSSEVTVTDITANSITVTFREAQAAEGFFRDRSGKF, encoded by the exons ATGGAGCTGTCAGCCATCGGCGAGCAGGTGTTCGCCGTGGAGAGCATCCGGAAGAAGCGCGTGCGGAAG GGTAAAGTCGAGTATCTGGTGAAGTGGAAAGGATGGCCCCCAAA GTACAGCACGTGGGAGCCCGAAGAGCACATTTTGGACCCCCGCCTCGTCATGGCCTACGAGGAGAA GGAGGAGAGAGACCGAGCATCGGGGTATAGGAAGAGAGGTCCGAAACCCAAGCGGCTTCTGCTGCAG CGGCTGTACAGCATGGACCTGCGGAGCTCCCACAAGGCCAAGGGCAAGGAGAAGCTCTGCTTCTCCCTGACGTGCCCACTCGGCAGCGGGAGCCCCGAGGGGGTGGTCAAGGCGGGGGCACCTGAGCTGGTGGACAAGGGCCCCTTGGTGCCCACCCTGCCCTTCCCGCTCCGCAAGCCCCGAAAGGCCCACAAGTACCTGCGGCTCTCACGCAAGAAGTTCCCGCCCCGCGGGCCCAACCTGGAGAGCCACAGCCATCGACGGGAGCTCTTCCTGCAGGAGCCACCGGCCCCAGACGTCCTGCAGGCGGCCGGCGAGTGGGAGCCTGCTGCGCAGCCCCCCGAAGAAGAGG ATGCCGACCTGGCTGAGGGGCCCCCTCCCTGGACACCTGCGCTCCCCTCAAGTGAGGTGACCGTGACCGACATCACCGCCAACTCCATCACCGTCACCTTCCGTGAGGCCCAGGCGGCTGAGGGCTTCTTCCGAGACCGCAGCGGGAAGTTCTGA
- the CBX7 gene encoding chromobox protein homolog 7, translating into MELSAIGEQVFAVESIRKKRVRKGKVEYLVKWKGWPPKYSTWEPEEHILDPRLVMAYEEKEERDRASGYRKRGPKPKRLLLQRLYSMDLRSSHKAKGKEKLCFSLTCPLGSGSPEGVVKAGAPELVDKGPLVPTLPFPLRKPRKAHKYLRLSRKKFPPRGPNLESHSHRRELFLQEPPAPDVLQAAGEWEPAAQPPEEEADADLAEGPPPWTPALPSSEVTVTDITANSITVTFREAQAAEGFFRDRSGKF; encoded by the exons ATGGAGCTGTCAGCCATCGGCGAGCAGGTGTTCGCCGTGGAGAGCATCCGGAAGAAGCGCGTGCGGAAG GGTAAAGTCGAGTATCTGGTGAAGTGGAAAGGATGGCCCCCAAA GTACAGCACGTGGGAGCCCGAAGAGCACATTTTGGACCCCCGCCTCGTCATGGCCTACGAGGAGAA GGAGGAGAGAGACCGAGCATCGGGGTATAGGAAGAGAGGTCCGAAACCCAAGCGGCTTCTGCTGCAG CGGCTGTACAGCATGGACCTGCGGAGCTCCCACAAGGCCAAGGGCAAGGAGAAGCTCTGCTTCTCCCTGACGTGCCCACTCGGCAGCGGGAGCCCCGAGGGGGTGGTCAAGGCGGGGGCACCTGAGCTGGTGGACAAGGGCCCCTTGGTGCCCACCCTGCCCTTCCCGCTCCGCAAGCCCCGAAAGGCCCACAAGTACCTGCGGCTCTCACGCAAGAAGTTCCCGCCCCGCGGGCCCAACCTGGAGAGCCACAGCCATCGACGGGAGCTCTTCCTGCAGGAGCCACCGGCCCCAGACGTCCTGCAGGCGGCCGGCGAGTGGGAGCCTGCTGCGCAGCCCCCCGAAGAAGAGG CAGATGCCGACCTGGCTGAGGGGCCCCCTCCCTGGACACCTGCGCTCCCCTCAAGTGAGGTGACCGTGACCGACATCACCGCCAACTCCATCACCGTCACCTTCCGTGAGGCCCAGGCGGCTGAGGGCTTCTTCCGAGACCGCAGCGGGAAGTTCTGA
- the CBX7 gene encoding chromobox protein homolog 7 isoform X2, with the protein MELSAIGEQVFAVESIRKKRVRKGKVEYLVKWKGWPPKYSTWEPEEHILDPRLVMAYEEKYGVLGAAGEERDRASGYRKRGPKPKRLLLQRLYSMDLRSSHKAKGKEKLCFSLTCPLGSGSPEGVVKAGAPELVDKGPLVPTLPFPLRKPRKAHKYLRLSRKKFPPRGPNLESHSHRRELFLQEPPAPDVLQAAGEWEPAAQPPEEEDADLAEGPPPWTPALPSSEVTVTDITANSITVTFREAQAAEGFFRDRSGKF; encoded by the exons ATGGAGCTGTCAGCCATCGGCGAGCAGGTGTTCGCCGTGGAGAGCATCCGGAAGAAGCGCGTGCGGAAG GGTAAAGTCGAGTATCTGGTGAAGTGGAAAGGATGGCCCCCAAA GTACAGCACGTGGGAGCCCGAAGAGCACATTTTGGACCCCCGCCTCGTCATGGCCTACGAGGAGAAGTACGGTGTCCTTGGCGCCGCCGG GGAGGAGAGAGACCGAGCATCGGGGTATAGGAAGAGAGGTCCGAAACCCAAGCGGCTTCTGCTGCAG CGGCTGTACAGCATGGACCTGCGGAGCTCCCACAAGGCCAAGGGCAAGGAGAAGCTCTGCTTCTCCCTGACGTGCCCACTCGGCAGCGGGAGCCCCGAGGGGGTGGTCAAGGCGGGGGCACCTGAGCTGGTGGACAAGGGCCCCTTGGTGCCCACCCTGCCCTTCCCGCTCCGCAAGCCCCGAAAGGCCCACAAGTACCTGCGGCTCTCACGCAAGAAGTTCCCGCCCCGCGGGCCCAACCTGGAGAGCCACAGCCATCGACGGGAGCTCTTCCTGCAGGAGCCACCGGCCCCAGACGTCCTGCAGGCGGCCGGCGAGTGGGAGCCTGCTGCGCAGCCCCCCGAAGAAGAGG ATGCCGACCTGGCTGAGGGGCCCCCTCCCTGGACACCTGCGCTCCCCTCAAGTGAGGTGACCGTGACCGACATCACCGCCAACTCCATCACCGTCACCTTCCGTGAGGCCCAGGCGGCTGAGGGCTTCTTCCGAGACCGCAGCGGGAAGTTCTGA